The Styela clava chromosome 10, kaStyClav1.hap1.2, whole genome shotgun sequence genome window below encodes:
- the LOC120337514 gene encoding cytochrome b-c1 complex subunit 7-like — translation MAATRAVVGTAKRAHPFVVGGLSTDWVTGKPHQFSYIKDGREFGDVQKKTRVFLYREEEYCKVGLLYHDLLADDEYKIARLAKERMTQEQKDALYFRINRALLLSAAKKNLPKDEWTPIDAEHLYMQEIIKRVEHEEFEKKLTKAALNDYDDNWERLLLIPFRLRHYFKIKETRQNYAERFSASVV, via the exons ATGGCAGCGACTCGGGCAGTGGTTGGGACTGCTAAAAGGGCACATCCTTTTGTGGTTGGTGGCCTCAGCACAGATTGGGTCACTGGTAAACCTCATCAATTCTCATACATAAAGGATGGTCGAGAATTTGGAGATGTTCAAAAGAAAACAAGAGTATTTCTTTATCGAGAAGAAGAATATTGCAAA GTTGGTCTTCTTTACCATGACTTGTTGGCCGATGATGAATACAAAATTGCGAGACTAGCAAAAGAGCGTATGACTCAGGAGCAGAAAGATGCATTATACTTCAGAATCAACAGAGCATTGTTACTTTCTGCGGCTAAAAAA aaccTGCCCAAGGATGAATGGACACCTATAGACGCCGAGCATTTGTACATGCAGGAAATTATCAAGAGAGTCGAGCATGAAGAATTCGAGAAAAAATTAACGAAGGCTGCATTGAATGATTACGACGACAATTGGGAGCGTCTTCTGCTGATACCTTTCCGCCTTCGACACTACTTTAAGATCAAAGAAACTAGACAAAACTATGCAGAAAGGTTTAGTGCATCTGTGGTTTAA